The Candidatus Methylomirabilota bacterium genome window below encodes:
- a CDS encoding MFS transporter → MKLFYGWVIVGAGIVVTCIGFGAMLSLSIFLQPMSEAMGWSRTGISTAALLNWLCMGVGTFVWGALSDRIGTRPVVLCGAVLLGLGLVTASQATSLIQFQVLFGVLVGVAAGSFYVPVTATTTRWFTRHRSLAVALVSAGISLGSATVGPLARWMITSYDWRTAMFVIGELALLLIIPAALLVREPPAPPRGTGAAAMSGADGREFTVAQALRTPQFAAIALAYFACCAAHSGPIFHMVTYAIDHGVTAMAATTVLSVAGLASLGGKIICGLVADRVGAKRTLLAGLAIQAVAVSLYVFTREIASFYALALMFGFAYGGVMPLYAILVREYFGARIMGTAFGAVAFVSTLGMALGPWAGGWLYDSFGSYFWLYIGSFGIGLGAVAIAFTFRPPRSLPAALPRPSLAH, encoded by the coding sequence GTGAAGCTCTTCTACGGCTGGGTCATCGTGGGCGCGGGGATCGTCGTGACCTGCATCGGGTTCGGAGCGATGCTCTCGCTCAGCATCTTCCTCCAGCCCATGTCGGAAGCGATGGGCTGGTCGCGGACGGGCATCTCGACGGCCGCGCTCCTCAACTGGCTCTGCATGGGTGTCGGAACGTTCGTCTGGGGGGCGCTCTCCGACCGCATCGGCACGCGTCCGGTCGTGCTCTGCGGGGCCGTCCTGCTCGGCCTCGGCCTGGTGACGGCGAGCCAGGCGACCTCCCTCATTCAGTTCCAGGTCCTCTTCGGGGTGCTGGTCGGCGTGGCCGCGGGCAGCTTCTACGTGCCGGTGACGGCGACGACCACCCGCTGGTTCACCCGGCATCGCAGTCTCGCCGTCGCGCTTGTGTCGGCGGGGATCAGCCTCGGCTCGGCGACAGTGGGGCCCCTCGCGCGCTGGATGATCACCAGCTACGACTGGCGCACCGCCATGTTCGTGATCGGCGAGCTCGCACTGCTCCTCATCATTCCCGCCGCATTGCTCGTGCGCGAGCCGCCGGCGCCGCCCCGCGGCACCGGTGCCGCGGCGATGTCCGGTGCCGATGGCCGTGAGTTCACGGTGGCGCAGGCGCTGCGCACGCCGCAGTTCGCCGCCATCGCGCTCGCGTACTTCGCGTGCTGCGCGGCACACTCGGGTCCGATCTTCCACATGGTCACCTACGCGATCGACCACGGCGTCACTGCGATGGCCGCCACCACCGTGCTCAGCGTGGCGGGCCTCGCCTCGCTGGGCGGCAAGATCATCTGCGGGCTCGTGGCCGACCGCGTCGGCGCGAAGCGCACGCTGCTCGCGGGGCTCGCCATCCAGGCGGTCGCCGTGAGCCTCTACGTGTTCACCCGCGAGATCGCGAGCTTCTACGCGCTCGCGCTGATGTTCGGCTTCGCCTACGGCGGCGTGATGCCGCTCTACGCGATCCTCGTGCGCGAGTACTTCGGCGCGCGGATCATGGGCACCGCGTTCGGCGCGGTCGCCTTCGTGTCCACCCTGGGCATGGCGCTGGGGCCGTGGGCCGGGGGGTGGCTCTACGACTCGTTCGGCAGCTACTTCTGGCTCTACATCGGCTCGTTCGGGATCGGCCTCGGGGCCGTGGCCATCGCGTTCACCTTCCGCCCGCCACGGTCGCTCCCGGCCGCGCTGCCGAGGCCGAGCCTGGCCCACTGA